The DNA window CATGCAGATGAGaactgttattttatttcttgtcCTAAGAGTACTGGTTAGCCTGTGCTAGATTCATGCTTTGTGTGTTAATCTGGGGTTGGTGGTACTAATATATGTGCAAATTCAGTAATAAACTTGTACTCCTCCTCTGGTTCTACCAACCTAGAAAATGCAAAAATCAATCACTTAGTTGTtccattttaatataaattaagtttttaccGTATGCGTACTTGAAGGATTAAATATTGATACCCAgatgattattttttgttgtttaagaATTTATTAATCTGGGGTTTTGGTGGAGTTTATATGtgttcaaattttgtttatgaaaatgtGGCTGGCATGTGACACTAATTTTCTTGAAGCAGTTGAAATGTGATGTGAGTTCGTTCTGTGCTGCCAATAGTATTCGTCAAGGTTTGTTCGGTGGACACTTGAATGAATGTGCCACAAGAGCTTTGGCCACTACATCTTGTGCTTCGGTGTCTGAAGATCTGCCAAAGGATAATTCCGTCTCTGATATGTTGGTAGATTCATTTGGAAGGCTTCACACATACTTGAGAATATCTGTAACAGAGAGGTGCAATTTAAGGTGTCAGTATTGTATGCCAGCAGAAGGTGTGGAACTCACTCCTAGCcctcaaattttgacaaaaactGAGATTCTACGATTGGCAAATCTGTTTGTAAGCTCCGGGGTAACTAAAATACGTTTGACGGGTGGGGAACCAACTGTTAGAAAGGATATTGAAGACATATGTTTGGAATTATCAAACTTGAAGGGACTGAGAACATTGTCCATGACTACCAATGGTATTGCTTTAACGAGAAAACTTCCAAGGCTGAAAGATTGTGGGCTTACTTCCCTCAACATTAGTGTAGACACTTTGGTACCTGCAAAGTTTGAGTTTATGACCAGACGCAGAGGgcatgaaaaagttatgaattcAATTAATGCTGCCATAGACCTTGGATTTAATCCAGTTAAGGTATTTCTTGGTTACATATCATTACTTTTTGCTAGTGTTTCTCATTGATCACCTTCCCATGAGCAGCTACCCTTTTGCTCAAATTCATTAAGTTAATCAAATGAATTTTTCAACAAGGGTGCATAACCTCAGGTAAATTTCATGTCACTGATGGATGAATTTTAAGGTATCTTTGATGTTTCTCTGCATTTCAGGTCAATTGTGTTGTAATGCGAGGATTCAATGATGATGAGATCTGTGATTTTGTTGAGCTGACCCGGGACAAGCCAATTGATATTCGCTTTATAGAGTTCATGCCTTTTGATGGGAATGTTTGGAATGTCAAGAAACTTGTACCCTACTCAGAAATGTTGGATACAGTGGTAAGGTAGAATTCAGACTGGAGGCCTAACTTTTATACTACATTTTGTTGTTCTCTTATAGCAGATAGAGACCCTTTATAACCATCATTACCAAACAGATGAAACAGTTTCCAAGCTTAAAAAGAGATCAGGATCACCCTACAGATACGGCCAAAAATTTCACAATAGATGGGCATGAAGGTAGAGTTTCGTTTATCACATCAATGACTGAGCATTTCTGTGCTGGTTGCAATAGATTGCGGCTACTTGCTGATGGAAACTTCAAAGTCTGTTTATTTGGTCCTTCGGAGGTAAGTTATATTCAAATCATCAAAGCTCAGTGTACTATGCTTGTCCCCTAAACCTGGTGATGGTAATTGGGCTAAAATCTGTGATGTCACTTCTATTTGAATACTTAATGTTTTTGGTGAATCTGTAACGCTAAACTTGATGATAGTATATGAAGTCTGGATGCTTAGTACGACATGAGTACGTACAACTACAGGAATACGATGATCTTTTTGAAATTTAGGATATGCTATGTTTTGGATTCTTAGCAAAACATTATAGATGCATAATATCGgtgaagaaagagagagtgGGGGTAATTTCTCATTAATTCATGATTATGATGATcgcaatttaatttaaaaaattgatatgaaTGGAGAAGTATCAGTATTTGACATGGGAACAAACaccttgatgtttccattttgAGTATCAGGGCATCGTAGATCATATTAATTGCAGGCCTTCTAAATGTACCGGTAAATGAATTGGATAGTTTGGTGATGAGGGTGAAGGACTCGGGATTAAGAAATTGGTATTTAAGGCCTATAAATTTTTTGGCAAGTAAAATCAAGACTTTCTATGCAAACTTTTAGCAGTCTTGTTTTTTAAGGAGTGTGACTGATTTCTTGCAGTTAGCTGTTTCAATGGCTGAGTATGGTTCTGGGAGTTGTTTACTTTTGGATTAGTACTTTGAAACTGTGATGTCTATGTCAGTTCTGAATTCTTGATATGGTACATACTCGATAATGGGGAAAAGGGAAACTATCTGCCAACTCATAATAGAAAAACATaacttcaaatatttgtttacaaagATTGAAGTTCCCTGCAGAAAGTGGATTCCTGTAGTGAATCTTGATATTTGTCTGTAAATGGAAGATTTGATACACATTAGGACATGGTCTTTGCGAACATTAAAATATGGCTCTACCTCATACAATATTTTGGATTGAACATGCACTGTCTTGCCCTTCTTTCCATTGCACATGCTATTTCATTTGATATTCTATTTATTTGATTACTTGTAATTGATTTTTAGGCGCACTAATATTCtattttcttatcaatgaaacTGATAAATATTTTCCCTATTCAAGACATGCCGGTCATTATGGATGTTATCTCTACCATTTATGTTCAAGTTAAAGGTGCTTGATGTATGTATGGATGTTGACATCAGTCGGGACAATAAAACGTGTCATGGCATACATATAGCATCTTTAATGAGAGCTTCATTAAaagatttttgtgattttcttaTATGGATCGTGTTTCAGGTTAGTTTAAGAGATCCTTTGAGATGTGGTGCAGAGGATCATGAACTTAGGGAGATAATAGGAGCAGCGGTATGCACTTCTTCTGATTATTATTGCTAAATCTCAATTGTGTTGTAAtgatttataatgtttttatttctttaccaGGATTTATCATCCTTTTAATATAATGATGCTGCTGCAATAGAATTTCACTCACtgctattttaatttaacatggTAGTGAACctttattaaaaaagatatacTTTAGGAATAAGAGGAGCATAGCAAGAAGGGACAACACACCCCACAACCTAACTGAAAAGGAGTTAGTTAGAGATTATGTATATATGGAGAAAAAAGTGGGTGGGGGTGATAGAGTTAGGTGAAGTTTAGCCTCATTTGGCAATCGGTAGACCCTTATAATGTAACTATTCTTATAATGATGCATGGATATGATGCGTGTATCGGATATGGTACGTATCGGATATATCAATAcacttattttgaaaacaataagGTATGATACgttatatatgcatattgaaaaattttacaaaaaccttaaaacatgataaatatatattgttattgtgtgaattcaaattaaaatcaaatatcttaaaaactgtcaaaataaaaagttataaattatttttatcacaaaaagtATTACAAGTTTATAGattagatactttattgataaatatcGGTAAAGTATCAGATATTGATACGTGTCAAACATGAATACATGACACAGATTGAGGTATCAGTGCATCATAACTTATCACCTTCAACCTCTAGACTAACGTGAGCATTTCCATTGAATAATATGTTACTGACTCACTTCTTTCCTATGATTTTCCATCTGTTTGCTCTTGTCCTAGTAAGCTCTTTGATTGCTTTTGAACAACATAGTCAATAGTGGATCATAGACTACTTGAAATTGTGTGTCCAACTTTAGGTAAGCAATATTATGAGTGGTCTTGTACTATCCTATTTCTTAATGTTATCTTTCCTTTGTTCtaggtgaagaagaagaaagcttCACATGCTGGCATGTTTGATATAGCAAAGACTGCAAATAGGCCCATGATACATATTGGTGGATAAggtctcttcttcttcctttctttcatttttcctaTAAAGGTTATCCATTCaatctctaaaatatttattttacaatttactGAGGCACATCATGATTTTTCTCTATTTCAGGTATCACACAGTGATAAAGTTACTTACATAGCAGGCAACCAGAGTAGTCCTAGTGAGAAGTACCCTGAATTGAGTATTATCTGAGATCTTCATTGATACAATCTCACTACATGAAGGGTGATAGATTTTTCAACTATACCTAGCCACATATACTGTTAAATGTTGTTCCTTTGGATAGAACCCATTGTTGTTGTATCGAGTAATAATGCAAATTTGGGCTTAAATTTCTGATCATGTGTGACTCTTTCTTCATTGGTTATGACTTTGGTCGTGTTAATCTTTCTTCACTGGTTGTTTGTTTACCAGTCAACTTTAGTTTCAGCATGGCactgtatttatttgttttgttgtagaCATGACAATGAAATTTTGAAAGGTTGGTTATGCCCTGTTACATCATTGAATTTGTACTATGTATGCAGTGAGGTTGTTGACCAGGTCTTCATAGTGCTGCTTCTCAGACTTCATACGGCATTCCCAATTTTCTTTCCTTAGTTTATACTCTTACCCGGAAATTGAAGGAACAACTCTAATCTAGATGTTACCAAGTTCTACTCTTGGGATCACTTCATGCTCCCTACCATTGCTTTTTCATTTAGACCCTTTCTAATATCTCAACTTTCTAGGAACGCAAAATGTATGGAAATTTAAGAGACCAAAGGTGTTaattagagttaaatatatgtctagatatatataatttgaattagattttaggagtgttttatgttttaattattagatattatttagtggatgaagaaaaaaaattaggctATTGTTTAGACTTAGAGAGTTAGATTGAGATATTACTAAACGTTTGTTACATTTGCTTTATGTATGAAATAATGTggaatattatacattttttacccatttaaaatatattttctaaacatTAAAAACCTAAAAACCAACAATAAGAGTTTTGTGATAGGTTTTTTTAGGGGAAGATTCATTAGGGAGGTATAACAACAATGAAATCTAAGCTCAATTCACATGGATTATCACCATCTTCAACGCACAACCTTAAAGTAATTTAAACTCACTtggattttcaaaaatatatttttcaagaatGAATCCTTTCCACATTGATAATACAATTAACCAACATGTTAAGTTGATTACATAGATTGGATCATCATGACATGAGTATAAAAGGTGGAATATGTCTTTTTAGAACTTGTATAAGAACTAAAATCACTTATTTTGGCTCTGGCACTATATTGTTGGGTGGATCTTGAAAGATAGAAAAAATCTCATTCATAGCCACACATACGACTTTTCAATGGCGGACCATTGTTGTGAcaaggggagccatggctccccaaaaaaattttaattctattttttatatatgttatatatattttaaaattatatttatagattattattttatttatattaaatttaataaaatattttattttatcatctatcttatttatatattaaaatttatatatatttattgtataaaaagtaaaataaaaatcaatttgatggACATTGGTTAATGAAaggtaataaattttatcactAGTGATGAGGTTCTTTTACAGTAAATCATcaaaaaataatgagaatagaaagaaatataaagagATAGATTAGGAAACAAAAGATTGAAAAATGCACAATATCTCTCATGAATCGAGattagtatcttattataatttatgtgttTATGATTCTCATATTACGatgattttcttaaattaagttttttttttctgaattagtTTGCCTAATTATGATGGTAAGgattcttttctaaaattggcACTAACCCTAATTATATTTGTCCTGAAATTAGTATATCATAGATtatgaaatttagaaattttgtgttttccatTACATATGGtaaattttgtaagattttatGGATGTATCTTGGGTTGAACTACGAATTTCGTTGCAcataatgaattagttgaataactttgaattggattaaaaattagaatatccttataatgttaatttaatgaattagaaagattataaattgaaaaatgcaTACAAGAATCACTTTATGAAAATGAttgaaacaaagaaaatgaatttttttatttaattagaaaaaataatttatatataaaaaatctaatttgacaCTCTTAAAGTTTTTGTCCAAGTTTCGCCATTCCGACTTTCcacaaaattttatatgtatctataatatttaataCGAAATTTTATTTACTCACTTGAAATTGAGTACCCCACAATTACTTAAACTCTTTGTTCAGAAGACTTTCAATACAATGACTATATTCAGGGTAACATCAAGCAGATCTGAGTTCAATCCATATAAGAGTTGATTAACACCAccttcaatataaaattttaagataatgagTTTATAGACCTAAGTTGTccaactttttcatttctacTTGTAAGACTTAGACTCAATATGAGATTTAGATTATAAGTTTCCAACGTTATGTTGAGTCTATCCA is part of the Vigna unguiculata cultivar IT97K-499-35 unplaced genomic scaffold, ASM411807v1 contig_539, whole genome shotgun sequence genome and encodes:
- the LOC114172390 gene encoding GTP 3',8-cyclase, mitochondrial-like, producing MLVDSFGRLHTYLRISVTERCNLRCQYCMPAEGVELTPSPQILTKTEILRLANLFVSSGVTKIRLTGGEPTVRKDIEDICLELSNLKGLRTLSMTTNGIALTRKLPRLKDCGLTSLNISVDTLVPAKFEFMTRRRGHEKVMNSINAAIDLGFNPVKVNCVVMRGFNDDEICDFVELTRDKPIDIRFIEFMPFDGNVWNVKKLVPYSEMLDTVMKQFPSLKRDQDHPTDTAKNFTIDGHEGRVSFITSMTEHFCAGCNRLRLLADGNFKVCLFGPSEVSLRDPLRCGAEDHELREIIGAAVKKKKASHAGMFDIAKTANRPMIHIGG